From Pseudomonas sp. LS1212, the proteins below share one genomic window:
- the rplL gene encoding 50S ribosomal protein L7/L12, with product MSLTNEQIIEAIGEKSVMEIVELIKAMEEKFGVTAAAASAGPAVAAAVVEEQTEFNVMLTEAGEKKVNVIKAVRELTGLGLKEAKAVVDGAPAMVLEAVAKDAADKAKAALEEAGAKVELK from the coding sequence ATGTCTCTGACTAACGAGCAAATCATCGAAGCAATCGGCGAAAAATCCGTTATGGAAATCGTTGAGCTGATCAAGGCAATGGAAGAGAAGTTCGGCGTTACCGCTGCTGCTGCTTCCGCTGGCCCAGCTGTTGCTGCTGCCGTTGTTGAAGAACAAACTGAATTCAACGTCATGCTGACCGAAGCTGGCGAGAAGAAAGTTAACGTGATCAAGGCTGTACGTGAACTGACCGGTCTGGGCCTGAAAGAAGCCAAGGCTGTAGTTGACGGCGCTCCTGCCATGGTTCTGGAAGCTGTTGCCAAAGACGCAGCTGACAAAGCCAAAGCAGCTCTGGAAGAAGCAGGCGCTAAAGTCGAGCTGAAGTAA
- the rpoB gene encoding DNA-directed RNA polymerase subunit beta: MAYSYTEKKRIRKDFSKLPDVMDVPYLLAIQLDSYREFLQAGATKDQFRDVGLHAAFKSVFPIISYSGNAALEYVGYRLGEPAFDVKECVLRGVTYAVPLRVKVRLIIFDKESSNKAIKDIKEQEVYMGEIPLMTENGTFVINGTERVIVSQLHRSPGVFFDHDRGKTHSSGKLLYSARIIPYRGSWLDFEFDPKDCVFVRIDRRRKLPASVLLRALGYSTEEVLDAFYTTNVFHVQGEQLSLELVPQRLRGEIAVLDILDNNGKVIVEQGRRITARHINQLEKAGIKQLEVPLDYVLGRTTAKAIVHPATGEILAECNTELSTEILVKIAKAQVVRIETLYTNDIDCGPFISDTLKIDSTSNQLEALVEIYRMMRPGEPPTKDAAETLFNNLFFSPERYDLSAVGRMKFNRRIGRTEIEGSGVLSKEDIVAVLKTLVDIRNGKGIVDDIDHLGNRRVRCVGEMAENQFRVGLVRVERAVKERLSMAESEGLMPQDLINAKPVAAAVKEFFGSSQLSQFMDQNNPLSEITHKRRVSALGPGGLTRERAGFEVRDVHPTHYGRVCPIETPEGPNIGLINSLAAYARTNQYGFLESPYRVVKDALVTDEIVFLSAIEEADHVIAQASAAMNDQKVLIDELVAVRHLNEFTVKAPEDVTLMDVSPKQVVSVAASLIPFLEHDDANRALMGSNMQRQAVPTLRADKPLVGTGMERNVARDSGVCVVARRGGVIDSVDASRIVVRVADDEVEPGEAGVDIYNLTKYTRSNQNTCINQRPLVSKGDRVQRSDIMADGPSTDMGELALGQNMRIAFMAWNGFNFEDSICLSERVVQEDRFTTIHIQELTCVARDTKLGPEEITADIPNVGEAALNKLDEAGIVYVGAEVGAGDILVGKVTPKGETQLTPEEKLLRAIFGEKASDVKDTSLRVPTGTKGTVIDVQVFTRDGVERDARALSIEKSQLDEIRKDLNEEFRIVEGATFERLRSALVGQIVEGGAGLKKGTEITDEVLDGLEHGQWFKLRMAEDALNEQLEKAQAYIVDRRRLLDDKFEDKKRKLQQGDDLAPGVLKIVKVYLAIRRRIQPGDKMAGRHGNKGVVSVIMPVEDMPHDANGTPVDVVLNPLGVPSRMNVGQILETHLGLAAKGLGEKINRMLEEQRKAAELRKFLTEIYNEIGGRQENLEDFSDQEILDLAKNLKGGVPMATPVFDGAKEHEIKAMLKLADMPESGQMQLFDGRTGNKFERPVTVGYMYMLKLNHLVDDKMHARSTGSYSLVTQQPLGGKAQFGGQRFGEMEVWALEAYGAAYTLQEMLTVKSDDVNGRTKMYKNIVDGDHRMEPGMPESFNVLIKEIRSLGIDIDLETE; this comes from the coding sequence ATGGCTTACTCATACACTGAGAAAAAACGTATCCGCAAGGACTTTAGCAAGTTGCCGGACGTCATGGATGTGCCGTACCTCCTGGCCATCCAGCTGGATTCGTATCGTGAATTCTTGCAGGCGGGAGCGACCAAGGATCAGTTCCGCGACGTGGGCCTGCATGCGGCCTTCAAATCGGTTTTCCCGATCATCAGCTACTCCGGCAATGCTGCCCTGGAGTACGTTGGCTATCGTCTGGGCGAACCGGCGTTTGACGTTAAAGAATGCGTGTTGCGCGGTGTCACGTACGCCGTACCTTTGCGGGTAAAAGTCCGTCTGATCATTTTCGACAAAGAATCGTCGAACAAAGCGATCAAGGACATCAAAGAGCAAGAAGTCTACATGGGTGAAATCCCCCTGATGACTGAAAACGGTACCTTCGTTATCAACGGTACCGAGCGTGTGATCGTTTCCCAGTTGCACCGTTCGCCTGGTGTGTTCTTCGACCACGACCGTGGCAAGACGCACAGCTCCGGCAAGCTGCTGTACTCGGCTCGTATCATTCCTTACCGTGGCTCGTGGCTGGACTTCGAGTTCGATCCGAAAGACTGCGTATTCGTCCGGATCGACCGTCGTCGCAAGCTGCCTGCGTCGGTACTGCTGCGCGCGCTGGGCTACAGCACCGAAGAAGTGCTCGATGCCTTCTACACCACCAACGTATTCCACGTGCAGGGCGAACAGCTCAGCCTGGAGCTGGTGCCTCAGCGCCTGCGTGGTGAAATTGCTGTCCTGGACATCCTCGACAACAACGGCAAGGTCATCGTCGAGCAAGGTCGTCGTATTACCGCACGTCACATCAACCAGTTGGAAAAGGCCGGCATCAAGCAGCTGGAAGTTCCTCTGGACTACGTGCTGGGTCGTACCACCGCCAAGGCTATCGTTCACCCGGCCACCGGTGAAATCCTGGCTGAGTGCAACACCGAGCTGAGCACCGAGATCCTGGTGAAAATCGCCAAGGCTCAGGTCGTTCGCATCGAAACCCTGTACACCAACGATATCGATTGCGGTCCGTTCATTTCCGACACGCTGAAAATCGACTCCACCAGCAATCAACTCGAAGCGCTGGTCGAGATCTATCGCATGATGCGTCCTGGCGAGCCGCCAACCAAGGATGCCGCAGAAACCCTGTTCAACAACCTGTTCTTCAGCCCTGAGCGTTACGACCTGTCCGCGGTCGGCCGGATGAAGTTCAACCGTCGTATCGGTCGTACCGAGATCGAAGGTTCGGGCGTGCTGAGCAAGGAAGACATCGTTGCGGTTCTGAAGACCCTGGTCGACATCCGTAACGGCAAAGGCATCGTCGATGACATCGACCACCTGGGTAACCGTCGTGTTCGCTGCGTAGGCGAGATGGCCGAGAACCAGTTCCGCGTTGGCCTGGTGCGTGTTGAGCGTGCGGTCAAAGAGCGTCTGTCGATGGCGGAAAGCGAAGGCCTGATGCCGCAAGACCTGATCAACGCCAAGCCTGTGGCTGCGGCGGTGAAAGAGTTCTTCGGTTCCAGCCAGCTGTCCCAGTTCATGGACCAGAACAACCCGCTGTCCGAGATCACCCACAAGCGTCGTGTCTCTGCACTCGGCCCAGGTGGTCTGACCCGTGAGCGCGCAGGCTTCGAAGTCCGTGACGTACACCCGACTCACTACGGTCGTGTTTGCCCGATCGAGACGCCGGAAGGTCCGAACATCGGTCTGATCAACTCCCTGGCCGCCTATGCGCGTACCAACCAGTACGGCTTCCTCGAGAGCCCGTACCGCGTGGTTAAAGACGCACTGGTGACCGACGAGATCGTCTTCCTGTCGGCAATCGAAGAGGCCGATCACGTGATCGCCCAGGCTTCGGCTGCGATGAACGACCAGAAGGTGCTGATCGACGAGCTGGTAGCCGTACGTCACCTCAACGAATTCACCGTCAAGGCGCCTGAAGACGTCACCCTGATGGACGTTTCGCCCAAGCAGGTAGTCTCGGTTGCAGCCTCGCTGATCCCGTTCCTCGAGCACGACGACGCCAACCGTGCGTTGATGGGTTCGAACATGCAGCGTCAAGCTGTACCGACCCTGCGTGCTGACAAGCCGCTGGTAGGTACCGGCATGGAACGCAACGTTGCGCGTGACTCCGGCGTTTGCGTCGTGGCCCGTCGTGGCGGTGTGATCGACTCGGTTGACGCCAGTCGTATCGTGGTCCGTGTTGCCGATGATGAAGTCGAGCCAGGCGAAGCCGGTGTCGACATCTACAACCTGACCAAGTACACCCGCTCGAACCAGAACACCTGCATCAACCAGCGTCCGCTGGTGAGCAAGGGTGATCGCGTTCAGCGCAGCGACATCATGGCAGACGGTCCGTCCACCGATATGGGTGAGCTGGCACTGGGCCAGAACATGCGCATCGCGTTCATGGCCTGGAACGGTTTCAACTTCGAAGACTCCATCTGCCTGTCCGAGCGTGTTGTTCAGGAAGATCGCTTTACCACGATCCACATCCAGGAACTGACCTGTGTGGCCCGTGACACCAAGCTTGGCCCAGAGGAAATCACTGCGGACATCCCGAACGTGGGTGAAGCCGCACTGAACAAACTGGACGAAGCCGGTATCGTTTACGTAGGTGCTGAAGTAGGCGCAGGCGACATTCTGGTCGGTAAGGTCACTCCGAAAGGCGAGACCCAGCTGACACCAGAAGAAAAACTGCTGCGTGCAATCTTCGGTGAGAAAGCCAGCGACGTTAAAGACACCTCCCTGCGCGTACCAACCGGTACCAAAGGTACTGTCATCGACGTACAGGTCTTCACCCGCGACGGCGTCGAGCGTGATGCTCGTGCACTGTCGATCGAGAAGAGCCAGCTGGACGAGATCCGCAAGGACCTCAACGAAGAGTTCCGCATCGTTGAAGGCGCAACCTTCGAACGTCTGCGTTCGGCTCTGGTTGGTCAGATTGTCGAAGGTGGTGCAGGCCTGAAGAAAGGCACCGAGATCACCGACGAAGTCCTTGACGGCCTCGAGCACGGCCAGTGGTTCAAACTGCGCATGGCCGAAGACGCGCTGAACGAACAACTCGAGAAGGCTCAGGCCTACATCGTTGATCGTCGCCGACTGCTGGACGACAAGTTCGAAGACAAGAAGCGCAAGCTGCAACAGGGCGATGACCTGGCGCCGGGCGTGCTGAAGATCGTCAAGGTTTACCTGGCAATCCGTCGTCGCATCCAGCCGGGCGACAAGATGGCCGGTCGTCACGGTAACAAGGGTGTGGTCTCCGTGATCATGCCGGTTGAAGACATGCCGCACGATGCCAATGGCACGCCGGTAGACGTCGTCCTCAACCCGTTGGGCGTACCTTCGCGTATGAACGTCGGTCAGATCCTCGAAACCCACCTGGGCCTCGCGGCCAAGGGCTTGGGCGAGAAGATCAACCGCATGCTGGAAGAACAGCGCAAGGCTGCTGAATTGCGCAAGTTCCTCACCGAGATCTACAACGAGATCGGTGGTCGTCAGGAAAACCTGGAAGATTTCTCCGACCAGGAAATTCTGGACCTGGCGAAAAACCTCAAGGGCGGCGTGCCAATGGCGACCCCGGTCTTCGACGGTGCCAAGGAGCACGAAATCAAGGCCATGCTGAAGCTGGCAGACATGCCGGAAAGCGGTCAGATGCAGCTGTTCGACGGTCGTACCGGCAACAAGTTCGAGCGTCCGGTTACCGTTGGCTACATGTACATGCTCAAGCTGAACCACTTGGTGGACGACAAGATGCACGCGCGTTCCACTGGTTCTTACAGCCTGGTTACCCAGCAGCCGCTGGGTGGTAAGGCGCAGTTCGGTGGTCAGCGTTTCGGGGAGATGGAAGTTTGGGCGCTGGAAGCATACGGCGCGGCTTACACCCTGCAAGAAATGCTCACAGTGAAGTCGGACGATGTGAACGGTCGGACCAAGATGTACAAAAACATCGTGGACGGCGATCACCGTATGGAGCCGGGCATGCCCGAGTCCTTCAACGTGTTGATCAAAGAGATTCGTTCGCTCGGTATCGATATCGATCTGGAAACCGAATAA
- the rplA gene encoding 50S ribosomal protein L1 — protein MAKLTKRQKAIASKIEAGKSYSFVDAAALLTELSTVKFSESVDVAVNLGVDPRKSDQVVRSATVLPHGTGKTVRVAVFTQGPAAEAALAAGADRVGMDDLAAEMKGGDLNYDVVIASPDAMRVVGQLGQILGPRGLMPNPKVGTVTPDVATAVKNAKAGQVRYRTDKNGIIHTSVGKVGFDAVKLKENVEALIADLKRIKPASSKGIYVKRVTLSTTMGPGLVIDQGSLDV, from the coding sequence ATGGCTAAGCTGACCAAGCGCCAAAAGGCTATCGCCAGCAAAATCGAAGCGGGCAAGTCCTACAGCTTTGTAGACGCTGCTGCTCTGCTGACCGAGCTGTCGACTGTCAAGTTCAGCGAGTCTGTTGACGTTGCTGTAAACCTGGGCGTTGACCCACGTAAATCCGACCAGGTCGTTCGTAGCGCTACTGTGCTGCCACACGGCACGGGCAAGACTGTACGTGTTGCTGTCTTCACCCAAGGCCCGGCAGCTGAAGCTGCTCTGGCCGCAGGCGCCGATCGCGTTGGCATGGACGACCTGGCTGCCGAAATGAAAGGCGGCGACCTGAACTATGACGTCGTTATTGCATCCCCGGATGCAATGCGCGTTGTAGGTCAGTTGGGTCAGATCCTCGGTCCACGTGGTCTGATGCCTAACCCGAAAGTCGGCACCGTAACGCCAGACGTAGCTACCGCGGTTAAAAACGCCAAGGCTGGTCAGGTTCGTTATCGCACCGACAAAAACGGCATCATCCACACCTCCGTTGGCAAGGTCGGCTTCGATGCCGTCAAGCTGAAGGAAAACGTTGAAGCCCTGATCGCTGATCTGAAGCGTATCAAGCCAGCTTCCTCGAAAGGTATCTACGTCAAGCGCGTTACCCTGAGCACCACTATGGGCCCAGGTCTGGTCATCGACCAAGGTTCGCTGGACGTATAA
- the rpoC gene encoding DNA-directed RNA polymerase subunit beta', translated as MKDLLNLLKNQGQVEEFDAIRIGLASPEMIRSWSFGEVKKPETINYRTFKPERDGLFCAKIFGPVKDYECLCGKYKRLKHRGVICEKCGVEVALAKVRRERMAHIELASPVAHIWFLKSLPSRIGLLMDMTLRDIERVLYFESYVVIDPGMTTLEKGQLLNDEQYFEALEEFGDDFDARMGAEAVRELLHAIDLEHEIGRLREEIPQTNSETKIKKLSKRLKLMEAFQGSGNLPEWMVLTVLPVLPPDLRPLVPLDGGRFATSDLNDLYRRVINRNNRLKRLLDLSAPDIIVRNEKRMLQEAVDALLDNGRRGRAITGSNKRPLKSLADMIKGKQGRFRQNLLGKRVDYSGRSVITVGPTLRLHQCGLPKKMALELFKPFIFGKLEMRGLATTIKAAKKMVERELPEVWDVLAEVIREHPVLLNRAPTLHRLGIQAFEPVLIEGKAIQLHPLVCAAYNADFDGDQMAVHVPLTLEAQLEARALMMSTNNILSPANGEPIIVPSQDVVLGLYYMTREAINAKGEGRVFADLQEVDRVFRAGEAALHAKIKVRINETVNDRDGGSVKNTRIVDTTVGRALLFQVVPPGLSYDVVNQPMKKKAISKLINQCYRVVGLKETVIFADQLMYTGFAYSTISGVSIGVNDFVIPDEKARIIGTATDEVKEIESQYASGLVTQGEKYNKVIDLWSKANDEVSKAMMSNLSKEKVIDRHGNEVDQESFNSMYMMADSGARGSAAQIRQLAGMRGLMAKPDGSIIETPITANFREGLSVLQYFISTHGARKGLADTALKTANSGYLTRRLVDVAQDLVVTEVDCGTEHGLLMTPHIEGGDVVEPLGERVLGRVIARDVFKPGTDDVIVPAGTLVDEKWVEFIELNSIDEVIVRSPISCETRYGICAKCYGRDLARGHQVNIGEAVGVIAAQSIGEPGTQLTMRTFHIGGAASRTSAADSVQVKNGGTVRLHNLKHVERLDGNLVAVSRSGELAIADDFGRERERYKLPYGAVISVKEGDKVEAGAIVAKWDPHTHPIVTEMKGTVTYVGMEEGITIKRQTDELTGLTNIEVLDAKDRPAAGKEIRPAVKMVGADGKDLLLPGTDVPAQYFLPANALVGVADGVQVGVGDVIARIPQETSKTRDITGGLPRVADLFEARRPKEASILAEVSGTIAFGKETKGKRRLVITPNDGSDPYEELIPKWRHLNVFEGEQVNRGEVISDGPSDPHDILRLLGVSALAKYIVNEIQDVYRLQGVKINDKHIETILRQMLRKVEISESGDSSFIKGDQMELTHVLVENERLVAEEKFISKYTRVLLGITKASLSTESFISAASFQETTRVLTEAAVTGKRDYLRGLKENVVVGRLIPAGTGLAYHSERKRRREADKPLRVSASEVEAALAEALNSSGN; from the coding sequence TTGAAAGACCTACTGAATTTGCTGAAAAACCAGGGTCAAGTCGAAGAGTTCGACGCCATCCGTATCGGATTGGCCTCGCCTGAGATGATCCGTTCGTGGTCGTTCGGTGAAGTTAAAAAGCCGGAAACCATCAACTACCGTACGTTCAAGCCAGAGCGCGACGGCCTGTTCTGCGCCAAGATCTTTGGCCCAGTCAAGGACTACGAGTGCCTGTGCGGCAAGTACAAGCGCCTGAAGCACCGTGGCGTGATCTGTGAGAAGTGCGGCGTTGAAGTTGCACTGGCCAAGGTCCGCCGTGAGCGCATGGCTCACATTGAACTGGCATCGCCAGTCGCTCACATCTGGTTCCTGAAGTCCCTGCCGTCGCGTATCGGCTTGCTGATGGACATGACCCTGCGTGATATCGAACGCGTTCTCTACTTCGAGAGCTATGTCGTTATCGACCCGGGCATGACCACCCTGGAAAAAGGCCAGCTGCTGAACGACGAGCAGTACTTCGAAGCACTCGAAGAATTCGGTGACGACTTCGACGCCCGCATGGGTGCCGAGGCTGTCCGTGAACTGCTGCACGCCATTGACCTGGAACACGAGATTGGCCGTCTGCGCGAAGAAATTCCGCAAACCAACTCCGAAACCAAGATCAAGAAGCTGTCCAAGCGTCTGAAGCTGATGGAGGCCTTCCAGGGCTCCGGCAACCTGCCTGAGTGGATGGTGTTGACCGTTCTGCCGGTTCTGCCGCCAGACCTGCGTCCACTGGTTCCGCTCGATGGTGGCCGTTTCGCGACGTCCGACCTCAACGATCTGTATCGTCGAGTGATCAACCGTAACAATCGTCTGAAGCGTCTGCTGGATCTGTCCGCGCCTGACATCATCGTGCGCAACGAAAAGCGCATGCTGCAGGAAGCGGTCGATGCACTGCTCGACAACGGTCGTCGCGGTCGCGCCATTACCGGTTCGAACAAGCGTCCTCTGAAATCCCTGGCCGACATGATCAAGGGTAAGCAAGGTCGTTTCCGTCAGAACTTGCTCGGTAAGCGCGTTGACTACTCGGGTCGTTCGGTAATTACCGTAGGTCCGACCCTGCGTCTGCACCAGTGCGGTCTGCCGAAGAAAATGGCTCTCGAGCTGTTCAAGCCGTTCATTTTCGGCAAGTTGGAAATGCGTGGCCTGGCCACCACCATCAAAGCCGCCAAGAAAATGGTCGAGCGCGAACTGCCAGAGGTCTGGGACGTTCTCGCCGAAGTGATTCGCGAACACCCCGTACTGCTCAACCGTGCACCGACCCTTCACCGTCTGGGTATCCAGGCGTTTGAACCGGTACTGATCGAAGGTAAGGCTATCCAGCTGCACCCTCTGGTCTGTGCTGCGTACAACGCCGACTTCGACGGCGACCAAATGGCCGTGCACGTACCGCTGACGCTGGAAGCCCAGCTCGAAGCGCGTGCGTTGATGATGTCGACCAACAACATTCTGTCGCCAGCCAACGGTGAGCCAATCATCGTTCCGTCGCAGGACGTTGTATTGGGTCTGTACTACATGACCCGTGAAGCGATCAACGCCAAGGGCGAAGGTCGTGTGTTCGCTGACCTGCAGGAAGTCGACCGCGTATTCCGCGCCGGCGAAGCCGCGCTGCACGCCAAGATCAAGGTTCGTATCAACGAAACCGTCAACGATCGTGATGGTGGCAGCGTCAAGAACACCCGTATCGTCGACACCACCGTCGGCCGTGCGCTGCTGTTCCAGGTTGTTCCGCCAGGCCTGTCGTACGACGTGGTCAACCAGCCGATGAAGAAAAAGGCGATCTCCAAGCTGATCAACCAGTGCTACCGCGTGGTTGGTCTGAAAGAGACCGTTATCTTCGCCGACCAGTTGATGTACACCGGTTTTGCCTACTCGACGATTTCGGGTGTTTCCATCGGCGTTAACGACTTCGTTATCCCGGATGAGAAAGCTCGCATCATCGGCACCGCGACCGACGAAGTTAAAGAGATCGAAAGCCAGTACGCGTCCGGCCTGGTAACCCAGGGCGAGAAGTACAACAAGGTAATCGACCTCTGGTCCAAGGCGAACGACGAAGTTTCCAAGGCGATGATGTCCAACCTCTCGAAAGAGAAGGTTATCGACCGCCACGGTAACGAAGTCGATCAGGAGTCCTTCAACTCCATGTACATGATGGCTGACTCCGGTGCCCGGGGTTCGGCAGCTCAGATTCGTCAGTTGGCCGGTATGCGTGGTCTGATGGCCAAGCCGGACGGCTCGATCATCGAGACGCCGATCACCGCGAACTTCCGTGAAGGCCTGAGCGTACTCCAGTACTTCATCTCGACTCACGGTGCTCGTAAGGGTCTTGCGGATACCGCGTTGAAAACCGCTAACTCCGGTTACCTGACTCGTCGTCTGGTAGACGTTGCACAAGATCTGGTTGTGACAGAAGTCGACTGCGGCACCGAACACGGTCTGCTGATGACTCCGCACATCGAAGGCGGCGACGTTGTAGAGCCGCTGGGTGAGCGCGTATTGGGTCGTGTGATCGCTCGCGACGTGTTCAAGCCGGGTACCGATGACGTCATCGTTCCTGCTGGCACGCTGGTAGACGAGAAGTGGGTCGAATTCATCGAGCTGAACAGCATCGACGAAGTGATCGTGCGCTCGCCAATCAGCTGCGAAACCCGCTACGGCATCTGCGCCAAGTGCTACGGTCGCGACCTGGCTCGCGGTCACCAGGTGAACATCGGTGAAGCTGTCGGCGTAATCGCTGCTCAGTCGATCGGTGAGCCGGGTACACAGCTGACCATGCGTACGTTCCACATCGGTGGTGCGGCGAGCCGGACCTCGGCTGCCGACAGCGTTCAGGTGAAAAATGGCGGTACCGTTCGTCTGCACAACCTGAAACACGTAGAGCGTCTGGACGGCAACCTGGTTGCTGTGTCGCGTTCCGGTGAGCTGGCCATCGCTGATGACTTCGGTCGTGAGCGTGAGCGTTACAAGCTGCCATACGGTGCCGTGATTTCGGTGAAGGAAGGTGACAAGGTCGAAGCTGGCGCAATCGTGGCCAAGTGGGATCCGCACACTCACCCGATCGTCACCGAGATGAAAGGTACCGTGACCTACGTGGGCATGGAAGAAGGCATCACGATCAAGCGTCAAACAGACGAACTGACCGGCCTGACCAACATCGAAGTACTCGACGCCAAAGACCGTCCTGCTGCAGGCAAGGAAATTCGCCCGGCGGTCAAGATGGTCGGCGCCGATGGCAAGGATCTGCTGCTGCCAGGTACCGACGTACCGGCTCAGTACTTCCTGCCGGCCAACGCCCTTGTCGGTGTGGCTGACGGTGTGCAGGTGGGTGTGGGTGATGTTATCGCCCGTATCCCGCAGGAAACCTCGAAGACTCGCGACATCACCGGTGGTCTGCCACGCGTTGCCGACCTGTTCGAAGCGCGTCGTCCGAAAGAAGCCTCGATTCTGGCTGAAGTCAGCGGCACCATCGCGTTCGGTAAAGAGACCAAGGGCAAGCGCCGTCTGGTCATCACTCCGAACGACGGTAGCGATCCGTACGAGGAGCTGATTCCGAAGTGGCGTCACCTGAACGTCTTCGAAGGCGAACAAGTGAACCGCGGCGAAGTTATCTCCGACGGTCCAAGCGATCCGCACGACATCCTGCGTCTGCTGGGTGTGAGCGCGCTGGCCAAGTACATCGTCAACGAGATTCAGGACGTTTACCGTCTGCAAGGCGTGAAGATCAACGATAAGCACATCGAGACGATCCTTCGTCAGATGTTGCGTAAAGTCGAGATCTCCGAGTCTGGCGACTCCAGCTTCATCAAGGGCGACCAGATGGAGTTGACGCATGTATTGGTCGAAAACGAGCGTCTGGTGGCCGAGGAGAAATTCATCTCCAAGTACACTCGCGTTCTGTTGGGTATCACCAAGGCGTCGTTGTCGACCGAATCGTTCATTTCCGCAGCTTCCTTCCAGGAAACTACCCGCGTACTGACCGAGGCGGCCGTAACCGGCAAGCGCGATTACCTGCGCGGCCTGAAAGAAAACGTGGTCGTGGGTCGTTTGATCCCGGCCGGTACCGGTCTGGCTTACCACAGCGAGCGCAAGCGTCGCCGTGAAGCAGACAAGCCGCTGCGTGTTAGCGCCAGTGAAGTGGAAGCTGCACTGGCTGAAGCGCTGAACTCCAGCGGTAACTAA
- the nusG gene encoding transcription termination/antitermination protein NusG, with protein sequence MAKRWYVVHAYSGYEKHVMRSLIERVKLAGMEDGFGEILVPTEEVVEMRNGQKRKSERKFFPGYVLVQMDMSEGTWHLVKDTPRVMGFIGGTADKPAPITDKEAEAILRRVADGSDKPKPKTLFEPGEVVRVTDGPFADFNGTVEEVNYEKSRIQVAVLIFGRSTPVELEFSQVEKV encoded by the coding sequence GTGGCTAAGCGTTGGTACGTTGTGCATGCTTACTCGGGTTACGAGAAGCATGTTATGCGCTCTTTGATCGAGCGTGTAAAGCTGGCTGGCATGGAAGACGGTTTTGGCGAAATTCTGGTCCCTACCGAAGAAGTGGTAGAGATGCGTAATGGCCAGAAGCGCAAAAGCGAACGTAAATTCTTCCCTGGCTATGTGCTGGTCCAGATGGATATGAGCGAGGGTACTTGGCACTTGGTCAAGGACACGCCTCGGGTGATGGGTTTCATCGGCGGGACCGCCGACAAGCCAGCACCAATTACCGACAAGGAAGCTGAAGCTATCCTGCGTCGCGTCGCTGATGGCAGTGACAAGCCAAAACCGAAGACTCTGTTCGAGCCGGGCGAGGTTGTGCGCGTGACCGATGGTCCGTTCGCGGATTTCAACGGCACTGTCGAAGAAGTCAACTACGAAAAGAGTCGGATCCAAGTGGCCGTGCTTATTTTCGGACGCTCTACTCCGGTAGAGCTCGAGTTCAGCCAGGTCGAGAAGGTCTAG
- the rplK gene encoding 50S ribosomal protein L11, whose amino-acid sequence MAKKITAYIKLQVKAGQANPSPPVGPALGQHGVNIMEFCKAFNARTQGQEAGLPTPVIITVYSDRSFTFETKSTPASVLLKKAAGLTSGSARPNTVKVGTVTRAQLEDIAKAKNADLTAADMEAAVRTIAGSARSMGLNVEGV is encoded by the coding sequence ATGGCTAAGAAAATCACGGCTTACATCAAGCTGCAAGTAAAGGCCGGCCAGGCCAACCCAAGCCCGCCCGTTGGCCCGGCTCTGGGTCAACATGGTGTGAACATCATGGAATTCTGCAAGGCCTTCAACGCCCGTACTCAGGGTCAAGAAGCCGGCTTGCCGACTCCAGTTATCATCACTGTTTACAGTGACCGTAGCTTCACCTTCGAAACCAAAAGCACCCCAGCTTCGGTTCTGCTGAAAAAAGCTGCTGGCCTGACCAGCGGTTCCGCACGTCCGAACACCGTTAAAGTCGGTACCGTGACTCGTGCTCAGCTGGAAGATATCGCTAAAGCCAAAAACGCGGACCTGACTGCCGCGGACATGGAAGCAGCCGTGCGTACCATCGCCGGTTCTGCTCGCTCCATGGGCCTCAACGTGGAGGGTGTGTAA
- the rplJ gene encoding 50S ribosomal protein L10 has product MAIKLEDKKAIVAEVNEAAKGALSAVVADARGVTVGAMTGLRKEAREAGVYVRVVRNTLLKRAVADTEYSVLNDVFTGPTLIAFSKEHPGAAARIFKEFAKGQDKFEIKAAAFEGKYLAANQIDVLASLPTRDEAISQLMSVIQGATSKLARTLAALRDQKEAAAA; this is encoded by the coding sequence GTGGCAATTAAACTCGAAGACAAGAAGGCCATCGTCGCTGAAGTCAACGAGGCTGCCAAAGGCGCTCTGTCCGCTGTCGTGGCTGATGCCCGTGGTGTGACTGTAGGCGCAATGACCGGACTCCGTAAAGAGGCTCGTGAAGCTGGCGTTTATGTACGCGTTGTACGTAACACCCTGCTCAAGCGCGCTGTTGCTGACACTGAATACAGTGTTCTCAACGACGTGTTCACCGGCCCGACCCTGATTGCATTCTCCAAGGAACATCCGGGCGCTGCTGCCCGTATTTTCAAAGAGTTTGCCAAGGGTCAGGACAAGTTCGAGATCAAGGCAGCTGCGTTCGAGGGCAAGTACCTCGCAGCTAATCAGATCGACGTACTGGCAAGCCTGCCGACCCGTGACGAAGCAATTTCTCAGCTGATGAGCGTGATTCAAGGCGCAACCAGCAAATTGGCTCGTACTCTGGCGGCCCTTCGCGACCAGAAAGAAGCTGCCGCAGCCTAA